In the genome of Tannockella kyphosi, one region contains:
- a CDS encoding DNA topoisomerase — MENANNAEVDTDMKGIGTPATRAGIMEKLIKTGLVERKGDKKVKYFIPTHKGIALVTVLPEDIQSPLLTAEWEEKLKEIEQGKLSANAFLEEISSMTTSLVNTYECIKGANTLFPRENAGAKVGTCPRCGADVTENKKGFCCSSRDCQFAIWKENKFFTAKKKTVTKALVSELLSKGKSTLKGCYSAKTGKNYDCIVVLDDTGGKYVNFKMEFGKK; from the coding sequence ATGGAAAATGCAAACAATGCAGAAGTTGATACGGATATGAAAGGGATTGGAACACCTGCAACTCGTGCCGGTATTATGGAAAAACTCATTAAAACTGGTCTTGTAGAACGTAAAGGTGATAAGAAAGTAAAATATTTTATCCCTACACACAAAGGCATTGCACTTGTGACAGTATTGCCCGAAGATATTCAGTCCCCACTACTAACAGCAGAATGGGAAGAAAAATTAAAGGAAATCGAACAAGGTAAGCTATCGGCAAATGCCTTTTTAGAAGAAATTTCTAGTATGACTACTTCTCTAGTAAACACCTATGAATGTATCAAGGGAGCAAATACTCTGTTCCCTAGAGAAAATGCAGGTGCTAAAGTCGGCACTTGCCCTCGATGTGGAGCTGATGTAACCGAGAATAAAAAAGGCTTTTGCTGTTCCTCTAGAGATTGTCAATTCGCAATTTGGAAAGAAAACAAGTTCTTTACTGCTAAGAAAAAAACAGTAACCAAAGCTCTTGTATCAGAACTACTAAGTAAAGGTAAATCTACTCTCAAAGGTTGCTACTCAGCTAAAACTGGAAAGAATTATGATTGTATCGTAGTGCTTGATGATACTGGTGGTAAGTATGTAAACTTTAAGATGGAGTTTGGGAAAAAGTAG
- a CDS encoding helicase-related protein → MALKREEVAQLYENTSRQVTSSLANWTNFLEVVGKLYKYPYHEQLMIYAQKPDATACAEFGLWNNRMNRYVKRGTTGIALIDPSNDNQKIKYVFDLADTGGKENAQRPLLWEMQNHHEKPILEMLQDKFDVSSDNLYEAIDIIATTLSKEYYDDNKKDIPYLVEDSFLEELDDFDIEQTFKNALSVSVAYTLMKRCGLDTEDRFSHEDFLPIFDFNTTATVTFLGTAVSEQTEQVFREIAKTIVKTIVKTERSIQHEQLDLQNGGRLQNPELGIETRTASNTGQIWENEKSTSHGTSQTIIQSPTTEREIDSSSSGNRPNSEQTNGTVDERPREETTVTEQDDTPTRMGSTSEQPTSTGRGSNLDGVDLQLRPTLDDIVLDETVKPQQMSLFPTEEQQITSIADRQNANTLSVTAKSQSAISISEEEIIHGLLRGTGFVDGKLRVYDLYQKDLSPKEIANSIKSEYGHGGGSHDYLDGNRGWIDCEPSKGLLFSIHGIEGKFKLSWSDVEKKIRSLVTNDSYLTMDEKAKYEEQQLAKAGIDSKFFLDDEELSGIVNNFILASDVTDQTLQHQTDIYEAFVTQTSLEDKLSLIKSTYGNLDTSYVTEGGDYLEEVKSDVIGINFKRGGQPFSVTYDDMVTRIDTLIANNDYPHKEDVVEITQDDIDNAILEWNGDEESKARVLSYMREHSRERGTALWLQNEYGNNLPALLVVKGELSESIPWAKVQRQLGKFIAEDKFFVTDSKDRYTLEQTSDAFEEPFAVRDNLIPDNSLDRYHAVEGHIQTFETEEDAQTVIEQLNDNARYTVKYITEGFDSSYVLDDKEFDIEGFVKHEYADLFYQSYGTREEAQAVADKLNALSEHTPPELIFFVDFKDVDIDYSKYNDRDVIGYNIDGVKYTVGKSGDLTYTTQETAITPYGEVLGDNMTADVYEKFKAWKESLSAPQEEITEPVQVVKGENFRITDSDLGHGTKSEKYKANMQAIRTLQTLETENRLATEEEQIILSKYVGWGGLPEVFEEGHVGYAELKSRLTDEEYAAARASVLNAHYTSPTIIKSIYDAVESMGFATGNILEPSCGVGNFFGMLPDSMQSSNLYGVELDSITGRIAKQLYPNANIDIKGFEKTDYPDSFFDVAIGNVPFGDYGLLEKRYDAQNFKIHDHFFAKSLDKVRPGGVVAFVTSKGTLDKRNSNVRKYLAQRAELVGAIRLPNNAFKANAGTEVTSDIIFLQKRENPIDIQPDWVHLGYDENNVPMNSYFVENPHMVLGTMKMVSGRFGEESTCTPIESAALSEQLQTAIQNIVATIPEVEFDNTDTLVDTSIPADPNVKNYSYTVVNGEVYYRENSRMSKPELNSTAIGRVKGMVAIRECVNDLIRYQLDDYHEDVIKGEQVRLNNLYDNFTKEYGLINSRGNALAFNGDNSYYLLASLEDVNEDGTLKAKADMFTKRTIKPSVKVTSVDTPSEALAISISEKAKIDMEFMSQLTGKTEQELFENLQGVVFLNPMYGFGSNTAEKYVTADEYLSGNVREKLEWAKRSMALSPEDYTVNVEALEKAQPKDLDASEIEVRLGATWIDKDYVEQFMYETFETPSWSRGDYGISVKFANFTGEWSIRNKNQAGYRDVASTSTYGTSRANAYRILEDTLNLRDIRIYDTVEDADGKEKRVLNKNETTLAQQKQQLIKEKFKEWIWNDPERRQHLVKLYNEKFNSTRPREYDGSHITFGGINPEIKLREHQINAIAHILYGNNVLLAHEVGAGKSFEMVAGAMESKRLGLCNKPLIAVPNHLTEQMASEFLRLYPAANILVATKKDFETRNRKKFCARIATGEYDAIIMGHSQFERIPVSLERQERLLDEQIDEITNGIAEVKASGGEKFTIKQLERTKKGLEKRLEKLQALDRKDDVVTFEQLGVDKLIVDEAHAYKNGFVFTKMRNVAGLGSSESQRSADMFMKCRYLDEITGGKGVVFATGTPVSNSMTELYVMQRYLQYNTLKQAGLLHFDGWASTFGETTTTLEINPQGSGYRARTRFAKFFNLPELMNMFKEVADIKTADQLNLPTPEIIYETVSAKPTELQKEIVQELSKRAGRVQANLVDPSEDNMLTITNDGRKLGLDQRVFNPMLPDDPDSKVNTCVSNIYDIWQETKEDRLTQLLFCDLSTPKPKPKDVLKVAKGENMGINGAEVNALEYGVDIEEEATLIEKEMPFSVYHDIKDKLIDLGVPEEEIAFIHDAKTEVQKKELYNKVRNGDVRVMLGSTSKCGSGMNVQDRLVALHDLDAPWRPGDLRQRSGRIERQGNMNKQAKIFRYVTDSTFDSYLWQTLESKQKFISQIMTSKSPVRSCDDLDESALSYAEIKALCAGNPKIKLKMDLDIEVAKLKLLKASHQSTKYRLEDQLLKYYPESIKKNEDYIVAFEKDLVTLGDNIPQGEDFLPMTIKGDRLIDKENAGAALLACVNEVIGRESVEIGAYRGFSMHLSYDSFHNEHTVTLKGAMSHTVALGKDLRGNLTRIDNVLESMNKRLEGVKAQLENLRKQQANAEIEKEKPFPQEQELKDKSEQLAELDAELNMSGGANEELVEHENTKIAKSSRPSVLDTLKSMPKQKIEPKPKIEPKPKRELQEVR, encoded by the coding sequence ATGGCATTAAAACGAGAAGAAGTTGCCCAGTTGTATGAAAATACCTCTAGGCAAGTAACCAGTAGTCTTGCGAATTGGACTAACTTTTTAGAAGTTGTTGGCAAGCTCTACAAATATCCTTACCATGAGCAGCTTATGATTTACGCACAAAAACCCGACGCCACTGCTTGTGCTGAGTTCGGTTTATGGAACAATCGCATGAATAGGTATGTAAAACGAGGTACAACGGGTATCGCACTTATTGATCCGAGTAACGATAATCAGAAAATCAAATATGTCTTTGATTTAGCAGATACGGGTGGCAAAGAAAATGCACAACGACCTTTGTTGTGGGAAATGCAAAATCACCATGAAAAACCAATCCTTGAAATGCTACAAGATAAATTTGATGTATCAAGTGATAATCTGTATGAAGCAATCGACATCATTGCAACAACACTATCAAAAGAGTATTATGATGACAACAAAAAGGATATTCCTTATCTTGTAGAAGATAGTTTTTTAGAAGAACTTGATGATTTCGATATTGAGCAAACTTTTAAAAATGCTTTATCAGTCAGTGTTGCTTATACTCTTATGAAGCGATGTGGACTTGATACAGAGGATAGATTTTCACATGAGGACTTCTTACCTATCTTCGATTTTAACACTACTGCTACTGTTACATTCTTGGGTACAGCAGTAAGTGAACAAACGGAACAAGTATTTAGAGAAATTGCAAAAACCATTGTAAAAACCATTGTAAAAACTGAAAGGAGCATACAACATGAACAACTTGACTTACAAAACGGAGGGCGATTACAAAATCCCGAACTTGGAATTGAAACAAGAACAGCCAGTAACACTGGGCAAATATGGGAAAATGAGAAAAGCACATCTCATGGAACATCGCAAACCATTATTCAATCACCTACTACTGAGCGAGAAATTGACAGCTCATCTAGTGGAAATCGACCAAACAGCGAACAGACGAATGGAACAGTTGATGAAAGACCTCGAGAAGAAACAACCGTCACCGAACAAGATGACACACCAACTAGAATGGGTAGCACATCAGAACAGCCTACAAGCACAGGCAGAGGAAGTAATCTTGACGGAGTTGATTTACAGCTAAGACCTACTCTTGATGATATTGTGCTTGATGAAACTGTTAAGCCACAGCAAATGAGCCTATTTCCAACCGAAGAACAACAGATTACAAGTATAGCCGACAGACAAAATGCCAACACACTCAGTGTGACAGCAAAAAGTCAGTCGGCTATTTCTATTTCAGAAGAAGAAATCATTCATGGCTTACTAAGAGGAACTGGATTTGTTGATGGGAAATTGCGTGTATATGATTTGTATCAAAAGGATTTATCACCTAAAGAAATTGCCAATTCTATCAAGTCCGAATATGGACATGGTGGAGGAAGTCACGACTATTTAGATGGTAATAGAGGTTGGATAGATTGTGAGCCTTCCAAAGGATTATTATTTAGTATTCATGGTATTGAGGGAAAATTCAAATTATCGTGGTCTGATGTTGAAAAGAAAATTAGGTCATTAGTTACTAATGACAGTTATTTAACTATGGATGAAAAAGCAAAGTATGAAGAACAACAACTCGCTAAAGCAGGAATTGATAGTAAATTTTTCTTAGATGATGAAGAATTATCGGGTATCGTAAATAACTTTATATTAGCTAGTGATGTAACGGATCAAACATTGCAACATCAAACAGATATTTATGAAGCATTTGTCACTCAAACAAGTCTTGAAGATAAATTGAGTTTGATTAAATCTACCTACGGAAATCTTGATACATCTTACGTTACTGAGGGTGGTGATTATCTTGAAGAAGTAAAATCCGACGTGATTGGAATTAACTTTAAACGAGGTGGTCAGCCTTTTTCTGTTACCTATGATGATATGGTTACTCGTATTGATACTCTTATTGCAAATAACGATTATCCTCATAAAGAAGATGTTGTAGAAATCACGCAAGATGACATTGACAATGCTATTTTAGAATGGAATGGTGATGAAGAAAGCAAAGCTCGTGTTCTATCTTATATGCGTGAACATAGTCGTGAACGAGGTACTGCACTATGGTTACAAAATGAGTATGGCAATAATCTTCCTGCATTACTTGTTGTAAAAGGTGAATTATCTGAAAGTATCCCTTGGGCAAAAGTGCAGCGACAACTTGGCAAATTCATTGCTGAAGATAAATTCTTTGTGACAGATAGCAAAGATAGATACACCCTAGAACAGACCTCAGATGCCTTTGAGGAGCCTTTTGCTGTAAGGGATAATCTAATCCCCGATAACTCACTAGACCGTTACCATGCAGTAGAGGGGCATATACAGACCTTTGAAACAGAGGAAGATGCACAAACAGTTATTGAGCAGTTAAATGATAATGCAAGATATACAGTTAAGTATATTACAGAGGGATTTGACAGTTCCTATGTACTTGATGATAAAGAATTTGACATTGAGGGATTTGTAAAGCATGAATACGCAGATTTGTTCTATCAATCCTATGGAACTCGTGAAGAAGCACAAGCAGTTGCAGATAAACTTAATGCACTTTCAGAACATACTCCACCCGAGTTGATTTTCTTTGTTGATTTTAAAGATGTTGATATTGATTACTCAAAGTACAATGATAGAGATGTCATTGGTTATAATATTGATGGTGTTAAGTACACAGTTGGAAAAAGTGGGGATTTAACTTATACAACGCAAGAAACAGCTATTACACCTTATGGTGAAGTGCTAGGCGATAATATGACTGCTGATGTATATGAGAAATTCAAAGCTTGGAAAGAAAGCCTTTCAGCTCCACAAGAAGAAATCACAGAACCAGTACAAGTGGTAAAAGGTGAAAACTTCCGTATTACAGATAGTGATTTAGGTCATGGAACAAAGTCTGAAAAATACAAAGCGAATATGCAAGCTATTAGAACTTTGCAAACACTTGAAACTGAAAATAGACTTGCAACAGAGGAAGAACAAATTATTCTTTCAAAATATGTAGGTTGGGGTGGATTACCCGAAGTATTCGAGGAAGGTCATGTAGGATATGCAGAACTTAAATCAAGACTTACAGACGAAGAATATGCAGCAGCAAGAGCAAGTGTTTTAAATGCTCATTACACTTCTCCAACTATTATTAAATCTATCTATGATGCAGTAGAAAGTATGGGATTTGCTACTGGTAATATCCTAGAGCCTAGTTGTGGTGTTGGTAACTTCTTTGGTATGTTACCCGACAGTATGCAAAGTTCTAATCTTTATGGTGTGGAATTGGACTCTATTACTGGTCGAATTGCAAAACAGTTATATCCTAATGCAAATATTGACATCAAAGGTTTTGAGAAAACAGACTATCCCGACAGTTTCTTTGATGTGGCAATCGGTAATGTTCCATTTGGTGATTATGGCTTGCTCGAAAAAAGATATGATGCCCAAAACTTTAAGATACACGACCACTTCTTTGCGAAATCCTTAGATAAAGTTAGACCGGGTGGTGTGGTTGCTTTTGTAACAAGCAAAGGTACACTTGATAAACGAAACTCTAATGTCAGAAAATATTTAGCACAAAGAGCCGAGCTTGTAGGTGCTATTCGTTTACCAAACAACGCATTTAAAGCCAATGCAGGAACAGAAGTTACATCAGATATTATCTTCCTACAAAAACGAGAAAACCCGATTGATATTCAACCAGACTGGGTGCATTTAGGTTACGATGAAAACAACGTGCCAATGAACAGCTACTTTGTAGAAAACCCACACATGGTACTTGGTACTATGAAAATGGTCAGTGGTAGATTTGGTGAAGAAAGCACTTGTACACCGATTGAGAGTGCAGCTCTTTCAGAACAGTTACAAACAGCAATTCAAAACATTGTAGCAACTATCCCCGAAGTGGAATTTGACAATACAGATACCTTAGTTGACACCTCTATTCCTGCTGATCCAAACGTGAAAAACTATTCCTACACAGTAGTAAATGGCGAAGTATATTATCGTGAAAATTCACGCATGAGTAAACCCGAACTGAACTCCACAGCAATAGGTCGTGTGAAAGGCATGGTTGCTATTAGAGAGTGCGTAAATGACCTAATTCGCTATCAATTAGATGATTACCATGAAGATGTTATCAAAGGCGAACAAGTGCGTTTAAACAACCTATATGACAACTTTACAAAGGAATATGGTCTTATCAATTCTCGTGGAAATGCTCTTGCATTTAATGGTGATAATTCCTACTATCTCTTAGCATCACTGGAAGATGTTAATGAGGACGGAACACTAAAAGCAAAGGCAGATATGTTTACCAAACGTACTATCAAACCTAGTGTGAAAGTTACTTCTGTTGATACTCCGTCAGAAGCTCTTGCTATTTCTATTTCAGAAAAAGCGAAAATTGATATGGAATTTATGTCACAGCTAACTGGAAAAACAGAACAAGAATTATTTGAGAATTTGCAAGGAGTTGTTTTCCTAAATCCAATGTATGGATTTGGAAGTAATACAGCTGAGAAATATGTAACAGCAGACGAGTATTTAAGTGGTAATGTGCGTGAAAAATTAGAATGGGCAAAACGTAGCATGGCTCTTTCTCCCGAAGATTATACAGTAAATGTAGAAGCACTAGAAAAGGCACAGCCAAAAGACTTAGATGCAAGTGAAATTGAAGTGCGTTTAGGTGCTACTTGGATTGACAAAGATTATGTAGAACAATTTATGTATGAAACTTTTGAAACACCAAGTTGGTCAAGAGGTGACTATGGTATCAGTGTAAAATTTGCAAATTTTACTGGTGAATGGAGTATCCGTAATAAAAACCAAGCAGGATACCGAGATGTTGCATCCACTTCTACTTATGGTACATCAAGAGCCAATGCTTATCGTATTTTAGAAGATACCTTAAATCTTCGTGATATTCGTATTTATGATACTGTGGAAGATGCAGACGGAAAAGAGAAACGAGTATTAAATAAGAATGAAACTACTCTTGCACAGCAAAAGCAACAACTTATCAAAGAGAAATTCAAGGAATGGATTTGGAATGATCCCGAACGTAGACAACACCTTGTAAAGCTCTACAATGAAAAATTTAACTCCACAAGACCTCGTGAATATGATGGCAGTCATATTACTTTTGGTGGTATCAATCCCGAAATCAAGCTAAGAGAACATCAGATTAATGCGATTGCTCATATCCTCTATGGAAATAACGTATTACTAGCTCACGAAGTTGGTGCAGGAAAGTCTTTCGAGATGGTTGCAGGTGCAATGGAAAGTAAACGACTTGGACTTTGCAATAAACCTTTAATTGCTGTACCTAATCATTTGACCGAACAAATGGCAAGTGAATTTTTAAGATTATATCCTGCTGCTAATATTTTAGTAGCAACGAAAAAAGATTTTGAAACTCGTAATCGAAAGAAATTCTGTGCAAGGATTGCGACTGGTGAATATGATGCAATCATCATGGGACATAGTCAATTTGAACGTATTCCCGTATCACTAGAAAGACAAGAACGATTACTTGATGAACAGATTGATGAAATTACAAATGGTATTGCAGAAGTAAAAGCTAGTGGTGGTGAGAAGTTCACTATCAAGCAATTAGAACGTACAAAAAAAGGCTTAGAAAAACGATTAGAGAAATTACAAGCCTTAGATCGTAAAGATGATGTTGTTACCTTTGAGCAATTAGGTGTAGATAAGTTGATTGTAGATGAAGCTCATGCTTACAAGAATGGATTTGTATTTACCAAAATGCGTAACGTGGCAGGTCTTGGCTCTAGTGAAAGTCAAAGGTCAGCAGATATGTTTATGAAATGTCGCTATCTTGATGAAATTACTGGTGGAAAAGGTGTCGTATTTGCAACGGGTACACCCGTCAGCAATAGTATGACGGAGCTATATGTTATGCAAAGATATTTACAATACAACACTCTAAAACAAGCAGGATTACTTCATTTTGATGGTTGGGCATCTACCTTTGGCGAAACGACTACTACCCTTGAAATCAATCCACAAGGAAGTGGGTATCGTGCAAGAACTCGTTTTGCTAAGTTCTTCAATCTTCCCGAACTTATGAATATGTTTAAGGAAGTTGCCGACATCAAAACAGCCGACCAATTAAACCTACCAACTCCCGAAATTATCTATGAAACTGTATCAGCAAAACCTACGGAATTGCAAAAAGAAATCGTACAAGAGCTTTCTAAACGTGCAGGACGAGTACAAGCAAATCTTGTAGATCCTTCAGAAGATAATATGCTTACCATTACCAATGACGGGCGAAAGTTAGGACTTGACCAAAGGGTATTTAACCCAATGCTACCCGATGATCCCGACAGTAAAGTAAACACTTGTGTCAGCAACATTTATGACATTTGGCAAGAAACAAAGGAAGATAGATTAACTCAATTACTATTTTGTGATTTATCAACTCCAAAGCCGAAACCAAAGGATGTTTTAAAAGTAGCAAAAGGCGAAAACATGGGCATCAATGGTGCAGAAGTTAATGCACTAGAATATGGTGTTGACATCGAAGAAGAAGCTACCTTAATTGAAAAGGAAATGCCTTTTAGTGTGTACCATGACATCAAAGATAAGTTAATTGATTTGGGTGTTCCCGAAGAAGAAATTGCCTTTATTCACGATGCTAAAACAGAAGTTCAGAAGAAAGAATTATATAACAAAGTTCGTAATGGTGATGTAAGGGTAATGCTTGGCTCTACTTCTAAATGTGGTAGTGGTATGAACGTACAAGATAGACTTGTGGCACTCCATGACCTTGATGCTCCTTGGCGTCCGGGTGATTTACGTCAGAGAAGTGGTCGTATTGAAAGGCAAGGTAACATGAATAAGCAAGCAAAGATTTTTCGCTACGTTACGGATTCAACCTTTGATTCGTATTTGTGGCAAACTCTTGAAAGTAAGCAGAAATTCATTAGTCAGATTATGACCAGTAAATCCCCAGTTCGCTCATGTGATGACCTTGATGAGTCGGCATTATCCTATGCAGAGATTAAAGCTCTATGTGCAGGAAATCCCAAAATAAAGTTAAAGATGGATTTAGATATTGAGGTAGCTAAGTTAAAATTGCTAAAGGCAAGTCACCAAAGTACCAAGTATCGACTGGAGGATCAACTACTTAAATATTATCCCGAAAGCATTAAGAAAAATGAAGATTATATTGTTGCATTTGAAAAAGACCTTGTAACTTTAGGGGATAACATTCCTCAAGGAGAGGATTTCTTACCGATGACGATAAAAGGAGACAGGTTAATAGATAAGGAGAATGCAGGTGCAGCACTTCTCGCTTGTGTGAATGAGGTTATTGGGAGAGAAAGTGTAGAAATCGGTGCGTATCGTGGCTTTTCTATGCATTTAAGTTATGATAGCTTTCACAATGAACATACGGTTACTTTAAAGGGGGCAATGAGCCACACGGTTGCTCTTGGGAAAGATCTAAGAGGTAATCTGACTCGTATAGATAATGTGCTTGAAAGCATGAATAAAAGGCTAGAAGGTGTAAAAGCACAGCTTGAAAATCTTCGTAAACAACAAGCAAATGCAGAAATCGAAAAGGAGAAACCATTTCCACAAGAGCAAGAATTAAAAGATAAGTCAGAACAACTAGCAGAATTAGATGCGGAATTGAATATGAGTGGTGGAGCCAATGAGGAACTAGTGGAACATGAGAATACCAAGATAGCAAAATCCTCACGTCCTTCTGTACTGGATACGCTCAAATCTATGCCAAAGCAAAAGATAGAGCCAAAGCCAAAGATAGAGCCAAAGCCAAAGCGAGAGTTGCAGGAGGTAAGGTAA
- a CDS encoding transposon-encoded TnpW family protein, with translation MENQTLKQDTNTKNRFKKKIGKTIYEVTVYSSQTSKETLQDKMERLIENECVSIVNQE, from the coding sequence ATGGAAAATCAAACATTAAAGCAAGACACGAACACTAAAAATCGTTTTAAAAAGAAAATTGGCAAGACTATCTATGAAGTAACTGTATACTCCAGTCAAACGAGTAAAGAAACCTTGCAAGATAAGATGGAGAGATTGATTGAAAACGAATGTGTAAGTATTGTAAATCAGGAATAA
- a CDS encoding plasmid mobilization protein: protein MANRQRNIRLQCRVTEEEKALVERNMQHLGTKNLEAYLRKMAIDGYILQLDTSDIRELVRLLRVTSNSLNQLAKRANETGNVYRDDIEELTESYDKMWNMAEEIMVRLASI from the coding sequence ATGGCAAATAGACAACGGAACATTCGATTACAATGTAGAGTTACGGAAGAAGAGAAAGCTCTTGTGGAGAGAAATATGCAACACCTCGGAACGAAGAACTTAGAAGCATATCTTAGGAAAATGGCAATAGATGGTTACATATTACAGCTAGATACTTCAGATATAAGAGAGCTAGTTAGATTGCTTAGAGTAACCAGTAATAGCTTAAATCAACTTGCAAAACGTGCAAATGAAACGGGGAATGTATATCGTGATGATATAGAAGAACTAACAGAAAGCTATGATAAAATGTGGAATATGGCAGAGGAAATTATGGTACGACTAGCGAGTATATAA
- a CDS encoding transposon-transfer assisting family protein, which produces MKFTVEETNLMCIYGTDSRQGLIAELEEMQPHLQEDEVELVDLTRSTLAKLHTMSNEEFEEVKSELVADFE; this is translated from the coding sequence ATGAAATTCACAGTTGAAGAAACAAACCTAATGTGCATTTATGGTACGGACTCAAGACAAGGCTTGATTGCAGAGCTTGAAGAAATGCAACCACATTTACAAGAAGATGAAGTAGAGTTAGTAGACCTTACAAGGTCCACTCTAGCAAAACTTCATACTATGAGTAATGAAGAATTTGAGGAAGTAAAAAGTGAACTGGTAGCTGATTTTGAGTAA
- a CDS encoding YodL domain-containing protein has protein sequence MFNYPRELAYKIGDGYLAIHDCDEGFDYSFYDMDFNLIDGGVYDDIELNIYEAIHEVAEFDDGFSIWDRENVEKVDYEDLTEKAENIELSKVVGTVKYSDVTNEFVISSPLFKDANLPLYTNREGEKFVFGFGNLGGGTNVWNFLDETNNDYTNVAHISDTGELKLLVDNLPDTAKKALEEKATEIRSEIETQMKMPDPNVTLDEMFDYGYTALELLPLSKERALELYNEDLTIYALYPDDSEGMVFELSEFEEHEGYFGIEVVDWEKYLDLQKMKEHQWSLSSQEEKAFVERKDESFAIYQLKSGTEFRDYRFTGAEELERMGKEIDRDNYNLIYTDGLQNVENVSHALECLYYDFNHDKPDDFIGHSLSVSDTVAINMNGAVSYHYVDTVGFKELEHFVAPNPDNHLTGEKIATPRGNFFLTSLSKEEMQAQGYGVHHNSDDGRYAIMGNGTIAYAVANENPLKNAEISTEQNFNMIDGTLNNQPTVAELEHDAKNGKPISLMDLLDATRREQKQQPKVKKEKQAQSKSAEMER, from the coding sequence ATGTTCAACTATCCTCGTGAACTTGCCTATAAGATTGGTGATGGTTATCTTGCTATTCATGACTGCGATGAGGGATTTGATTACAGCTTTTATGATATGGACTTTAACCTAATTGATGGTGGTGTCTATGATGACATTGAACTTAACATTTACGAAGCAATTCATGAGGTTGCAGAATTTGATGATGGTTTTTCTATTTGGGATAGAGAAAATGTAGAAAAAGTTGACTATGAGGATTTAACAGAAAAAGCTGAAAATATAGAATTATCAAAAGTGGTAGGAACTGTAAAGTATAGTGATGTTACCAATGAGTTTGTAATTTCATCACCACTATTTAAAGATGCTAACCTGCCACTATATACTAATCGTGAAGGTGAAAAGTTTGTCTTTGGTTTTGGTAATTTAGGTGGTGGCACAAATGTATGGAACTTCCTTGATGAAACCAATAATGACTACACCAATGTGGCACATATTTCAGATACTGGAGAACTAAAGCTATTAGTCGATAATCTTCCCGATACTGCAAAAAAAGCACTTGAAGAAAAGGCAACAGAAATTCGTAGTGAAATTGAAACACAAATGAAAATGCCCGATCCAAATGTAACACTAGATGAAATGTTTGATTATGGTTATACAGCATTAGAACTTCTACCACTATCAAAAGAAAGAGCCTTAGAACTCTACAATGAGGATTTAACTATTTATGCCTTATATCCCGATGATAGCGAAGGTATGGTTTTTGAATTAAGCGAGTTTGAGGAACATGAGGGTTATTTTGGTATCGAAGTGGTTGACTGGGAAAAATATTTAGACTTGCAGAAAATGAAGGAACATCAATGGAGCTTATCTTCACAAGAAGAAAAAGCCTTTGTAGAACGAAAAGACGAAAGTTTTGCTATTTATCAATTAAAATCGGGAACTGAGTTTAGAGATTATCGTTTTACTGGTGCTGAAGAATTGGAACGCATGGGGAAAGAAATTGACAGAGATAATTACAATCTTATCTACACCGATGGACTTCAAAATGTAGAAAATGTAAGTCATGCTCTAGAGTGCTTATATTATGATTTCAACCACGATAAACCCGATGATTTTATCGGTCATTCTTTGTCAGTTAGTGACACCGTTGCTATCAATATGAATGGTGCTGTATCATATCATTATGTTGATACAGTAGGTTTTAAGGAGCTAGAACACTTTGTAGCTCCTAATCCCGACAATCATTTAACTGGAGAGAAAATTGCTACTCCACGAGGGAATTTCTTTTTAACATCATTAAGTAAAGAAGAAATGCAGGCTCAAGGTTATGGTGTTCACCATAATTCGGACGATGGCAGATATGCGATTATGGGTAATGGTACAATCGCTTATGCAGTAGCAAATGAAAATCCACTTAAAAATGCAGAAATTAGCACAGAGCAAAATTTCAATATGATTGACGGAACTCTAAACAATCAACCAACAGTTGCTGAACTGGAGCATGATGCAAAGAATGGTAAGCCTATTTCACTAATGGATCTACTCGATGCAACACGCAGGGAACAAAAACAACAACCAAAAGTAAAAAAAGAAAAGCAGGCACAATCTAAAAGTGCAGAAATGGAGCGATAA